Within the Vibrio sp. DW001 genome, the region TTTGTTGGTTTGCCTAAACGTTGCGAAGATTGCGCGAGATTATGTCGGCCACTCTTCTGAACTCAGTCAGTTCTTGTTCGGAGAGGTTTTCTTGCATTTTATTGTGCATGTTGCTCTGAGTCTCGGATACTAACTTCATCAAGGCTTTGCCACCCTCTGTTAGTACCAAAAGCTGGCTTCTTTTGTCCTCAGGATTAGCACTCTTCGACAACCAATCCTTATCAATCATCTCTTTAATCAGACGAGCTATCTGCGCTTTATCTCTAGAAAAGAAGTTGACGATATCATTGGCCGTGCAAGACTCATTTTTTTCTATAAAAGTTAAACATCTGATATGCATGGAATTTAATCCAATTTCGCTCGCTTTAAGTGTTGACCGCATTGTTAAACGGCATAAGTGAACCATATTGAAAATAGTGTCGGAGATAGAATCGTTGCTCATAAAAATAACCTCACAATATAGTTGACATAGTCAACTATTAAGAACTATAGTAGACTTTATCAACTTAATTACTATTGTTCAAGTTAAAGAGGAAAACAGAATGCGACCAAATAAACCAAAAGCGCGTTTAACACACGTGTCAAAAATTATCGAACTTTCTCCACATATGCGTCGCATTGTTTTGACTGGAGAGAGTATGCAGGACTTTCCTATTGATTTGGAAGGCTCGTATGTGAAGGTGGTTTTGCCGTCACAAGATGATAATGAACGCAAGATGCGTTCATATACTATTCGTTTTTTTGACCCACAGACGAGAGAGTTGGGGCTCGATTTTGTCATCAATCGCCATAATGGTCCTGCTACCAATTGGGCAAAGCATGCAAAAATTGGAGATAGCATTATGATTGCAGGTCCAGGGCCGATGAAAATGACCAATTACAATCACCATAGTTATTTGTTGGTTGGGGACATAACTTCGATAAATGCAATAAACGGATATGTACCAAGGTTTCGACCCGGAACGGACGTGAAAGCGATCATTGGGGTTCCTACTCGTGCAGATATAATAGAGATGGATTATGACGATTCAAAAAATACAGAATGGTTTGTGGAAGATGAAGCCACTATAACCCTAGAGGAAAAAGTTCTAAAGGTGGCACAAGGGATGTCGAAAGACACCCATGTGTTTTTGGGATTGGAAGCTAGAAGCATTCGTTCACTGCGTCCGGTATTACAAGAAGATATCGGCCTTGATAGACTGAATATTTTTGCCGTAGGTTATTGGAAAAAAGGCGTCGATGCTGACCGATTTGGCGCTCAAAAGAAAGTTAACCCAGTATAGTCGTTAACGTTGTGGTCTATTTATCGATCGACGGCTTTCAATTCATCACCCTTATATCGATCTTTCGATGCGCTTTTATTCGTTCATGGATGACTTCAGTTGATTTACCCAGTTTTCAACTCGCTCATGTGTACGTTCCGCTTGTCTTTCCATATCGATAGCAAGGCCGACAAACCAACCGTTTTTCTCGGCCCTCGATTCCGAATGCGTATAGCCTTTAGAAGGCCACGGACCAATAAGTGTCGCGCCTGCTTCTTCGCATGCTTGCGCAAGGTCGGCCATGGCATCCACAAAAGTATCGGCGTAGTCGCTCTGATCTCCTAAGCCAAAGACCGCAACCTTGGTGTTTGTCAGATTAAGATCTTCGATGTCATCGAGTACATAGTCCCAGTCAGACTGAATCTCGCCGTTGTTTACCGTAGGCGTACCGAGAATGATAAGGTCATATTGTTCTAAGTCTTCCAATTCTATATCTGCGATGTCGTAGCTATCGACATTAAATTGCTGAGCGATAAGCGTGGCGACTTTTTTTGTCGAACCGGAGTCACTTCCATAAAATACGGCGATGTTTGCCATTGTTGTTCTCTCTTTATTTAGTGTTTATACCAATTATAATTGTATGGACTAATCGAATGTCGATACGTTTGGTGTTATTTCCATTCAGCTAATTGATTAAGCAATGACTGTCTATGTTCGACTTGAGATTGCAGTGAAGCAATCCCTTGTAGATAACGTTTATGGTCCCTTGTTGAAAGCTGATTAAATCGATTTTGGCGTTCAATAAAGTGTTCCACCCCGAGTTTCGCTGGGGGTGAATCAAGCTGAAGCGCAGCTTTACCTTTGGTTTTTCGTCTAGGATCAAATCGGTAGAGTGGCCACAAACCTGTATCGACAAGTTGTTGCTGTTGCTCGATGCCTTCAGACATGTCGATACCATGGGTAATGCAGGAAGCGTAAGCGATAATCAAAGATGGTCCGGGGTAAGATTCTGCCTCCTGAATCGCTTTCAAGGTCTGATTCATATTCGCCCCGATGGCGATAGTGGCGACGTAAGCGTTGCCATTCATCATGGTGGTAATACCAAGATCTTTTCCTGCTGTCTGTTTACCTTCACTAGCAAACTTAGCGATGGCACCCGTCGGTGTTGCTTTCGATTGTTGCCCACCGGTATTGGCGTAAACCTGATTGTTTAGCACTATGATGTTGACGTTTTTTTTGCCTGCTAGCACGTGGTCCACACCGCCATAGCCGATATCAAATGCCCACCCGTCACCCCCTATAATCCATACGGACTTTGAGACTAATGAATTGGCATATTGCGTCATCGAATGCCTCTCATCAGTCAGCTGTTTCAGGTGCCTGATATTCTCACGTTGCTTCGCGATTCCTTTGACTGAGGAATCATTAACCAGTTTAACGATATCTTCGAATAGAGGTTTCGGAAGAAAATCTTGCATGGCTTTAAGTTGAGTCAGTGCGATATTTTGCTCGCTTTCTAACGCTATGCGCATACCCAGACCAAACTCTGCATTATCCTCAAATAGGGAGTTTGCCCATGCAGGCCCTTGTCCTTGTTTGTTTTGGCTATAAGGTGTGGTGGGTAGGTTCCCTCCATATATCGAAGAGCAACCCGTCGCGTTGGCAATCAGCATATGGTCACCGTACAGTTGTGTAAGCACTTTGATATAAGGGGTTTCCCCACAGCCAGAGCAAGCTCCAGAGAACTCAAGCAATGGCTCCAAAAGCTGGCTGCTTCGGGCGTCGATGCGCTTTACCTCGATAGGTTTAAGTTCGGGTAATTGGGTGAAGTATTCAAAATTCTGGTTTTGTTCTTCTGATACTGATGCCCTAGCCACCATTATCAATGCTTTTTTTGAACCATCACCTTCATTCAGAGTAGGGCACATATCCACGCAAAGCTGGCAGCCAGTGCAGTCTTGAGGAGAAACTTGAAGGGTGAATCTTTCACCATGGAAGTCTCGTCGTTTATAGTCTGTGGTTATGAAGGATTTAGGTGCATCCTTTAATGACAAGGTGCGACTGACCACTTTTACTCGAATAGCGGAATGAGGACAGACTAAGCTGCAGATATTGCATTGGGTACAACTTTCTTGATCCCATTGTGGGACAAAGCTTGCGATATCCCGTTTTTCCCATTTGCTGGTGGCAGTGGGCCACTGACCATCAACGGGAAAGACACTGACGGGTAATTGATCGCCACGGTTTTGTAAAAGTTCAGCCGTTATTTTTTTTACAAGCTCTGGCGCGTGATGCGAGACAATTGGCACGTAATCAGGTTTGTTCAATGCGTTAACATTGGGTAAGACCTCAAATAAAACGGCTTCGGTTTTCGCTACTGTCGCCAGATTGGCATGGATTAACTTATCACCCTTACGTTGATAGGTTTTTTTAATGGCTTCGTTTTGTCGTTCAAATGCCTGTTCAGGCGTGAGTAATTCGGTCAATAAAAAGAAAGCACGTTGCATAATATTGTTAATACGACCGCGAATACCACATCGGTTCGCGAGGTCGTTGGCGTCGATAGTGTACATCTTTAAATTCTTTTTAAGGATATGGTTCTGTTCGCGGTAATTGAGCTGACCCCATAACTCGTCTGCGGAATAGACAGAGTTAAATAGAACGGTTGCCCCCCGTTTGGCGTGGGCAAGAATGTCGTTGTTTTTAAGCAGGCTAAACTGGTGACAACCAAGGAAGTCGGCTTCATCTATGAGATAAGGTGCATCTATTAGAGTGTTATCGAATCGCAAATGAGATGTGGTCATCCCCCCACTTTTTTTGGAGTCGTAAACAAAATAACCTTGGGTAAACCAAGAGCTGTCGGAGCCCACTATTTTGATGGTATTTTTATTTGCACCGACGGTACCGTCTGATCCTAACCCATAGAAAAGTGCCCGGAGTGTTGACTCGTCATAATCAGTGCTTGTATGGACTAACGGTAGCGAAAGGTTGGTGACGTCATCGGTTATACCGACCGTAAAGCTATGAAAAATGGTACCAGACTCTATAGCAATGTAGATTGACTCTGCATGACGAGGGGTGAATTCTTTTGAAGAGAGTCCGTATCGTCCACCAAAAATTTCCGGGATGGGGGTGCTATGGTGTGCGTGCCAACCTTGTGACATTGCTGCGACCATGTCGAGGTATAGTGGTTCGCCGATGGCGCCAGGTTCTTTGGTCCTATCCAGTACGGCAATGCTTTGAATCGTTGGTGGAATAATGCTTAAGCAATGTTCTACAGAAAAAGGGCGGAATAGATGAACGCATAGAACGCCGACGCGTTTGCCCTGTTTTTGCAATCCAGTAACGGTTTGCTTCACGGTGCTCGTGGCGGATCCCATCACGACAATAAGTGCGATGGCCTTTTCATCACCAACATATTGAAATGGTTGGTAATGACGTCCGGTAAGCTTGCCAAACCTTTCCATCATGTCGACGACGATGTTAGGGCAGATATCGTAATAACTGTTTACCGCTTCCCTTGCTTGAAAGTAGGTGTCTGGATTCTGTGAGGAACCTCTGAGTGTCGGGGCGTCTGGTGTCAGTCTTCGTTGAAAGTTTTGTGTAATAGCGTCTTCATCTAACATCTTTTCTATTGTGTCATTATGGATAGTTTGGACGTGGTTTAGCTCATGAGATGTCCTGAATCCATCAAAAAAGTGTACAAAGGGGATGCGGCTTTGTAACGTGGCAGCCTGAGCAATTAATGCTAAGTCGTGGGCTTGTTGGCTGTTATTGCTTGAAAGCATGGCAAAGCCTGTTTGACGTACTGCCATCACATCGGAGTGATCGCAGAAGATAGAAAGGGCGTGTGTTGCCACTGTTCTCGCCGCGACATGCAGTACAAAGGGGGTGAGTTCACCCGCTATCTTATACATATTTGGGATCATTAATAACAATCCCTGTGATGAAGTAAAAGAGGTGGCCAAAGAGCCTGCCGTTAATGCCCCGTGTACAAGACCCGCCGCTCCGGCTTCCGACTGCATCTCGTAAATACTAGGTATGACGCCTCTGAAGTTAGTGACTTGGTCATTCGTCCACTCCTCGCAATGCTCTGCCATGGCTGAAGATGGTGTGATCGGATAGATGCCGATGACATCGTTACAGCGATAAGCGACAGAAGCCGCGGCCTCATTGCCGTCCATTATCCTAATTTCTGTTTCTTTTTGATCGGTGGTGGTCCCCACCTTTTTGTTTACGTTCATGTTCTACCTCAGTCGTGATTAGGAGCACTTGGGTCGTATCCTTTGGCCCACTGTCGAATGATATCCATGTCTTCTTGTTTGCGTTTTTCAGCATTGTCATCGGTGATTTGACTAAAAACATATTGAGGTTTGTTGGAACTACTGGTTTTTAGAATCAGGGTAATGTCTTGATGCAAAGCCAATAGGATGAAGCCGGATGTCACGGCATAAAATAGATATAAAAAATGTTTTCTCATGCTTATGACTCCTCAACAGAGATGGCGCTTGGTTGCTTGTTTTTGAGGTGTATATTGGTACGCTTGTTTTGGGGGAGTCTGTCCTGTTTTCCTGCAAGATTTTTCTTGTTCTTGTTCTTTTTCGGTTTGGTTACCTGTTTATACCACTCCTTTATAAAGAGTAGATAGTCGGTCATTGCATTAATAGGACAGAGGGTTTTACACCAAGGACGATGAATGAACAGCGAGGTGATGAGCAGCAAAATTGTCGGAATAAATAGATAGATAGAGCCCACCATGCTGAACATAATACCGAATGGTTCAAAGGTGAACGCCGCAGGATTTCTAAAGAACAAACCACCGCTCAACGTCACCAATAAAATAAGCCGTGGGAACCAATGAAAGGCTTTGTGTTTAAGGTTGATGGTTTTCGCATTAGTAAGTTTGGAGAGACATTGTTGAGTGGTACCCATGGGGCAGATCATCTGGCAATAAATATTTTTGTTAAACAACAGAATATAGCCGACACTGAGTATCAGAAGAATAATGGCCGTATAGTTTCCAAGGCCTGATGTCCATGCCCCCGAGATTAATATTCCCATGGTGGCAGAAGAAACGAGGGCAGCCGAGTAGAAACCAAATATAAGCAGAGCGGAAATCATCACGGTCCATTGCATCTTGTTTTTATGGATGCTGGTAGAGCGGCTGATATAAATGGCCAATAGGAAGAACACCACCGCGAGTCCATCAAGGAAGCCTACCGTATCAAATGGGCTAGACGCTTCTTTTAGGCGATAGCCAAATATCTGCTCACGAATTGGATCTGTGGCATTATTCGCGGCGTTTAGAATGCCGTTTGAAGATAGCGTTGCGCCGCTTATGGCATCGACGTGAATCTGACTTCTGCCCATTGTGCTAAGGAACTTATTCACCAAACCATTCTCAATCACCTTGTTTACATAGGAGGCGGTGTCCTTGATGGATAGGATACTGGCTTGCTCAATGGTACCTTGTATATTCATACGGATTGCGACGCTAAGTTCACCACCGTAGCCAACCCCTTGCCCGACGCCCAACCATGCTT harbors:
- a CDS encoding MarR family transcriptional regulator, with amino-acid sequence MSNDSISDTIFNMVHLCRLTMRSTLKASEIGLNSMHIRCLTFIEKNESCTANDIVNFFSRDKAQIARLIKEMIDKDWLSKSANPEDKRSQLLVLTEGGKALMKLVSETQSNMHNKMQENLSEQELTEFRRVADIISRNLRNV
- the nifJ gene encoding pyruvate:ferredoxin (flavodoxin) oxidoreductase; translated protein: MNVNKKVGTTTDQKETEIRIMDGNEAAASVAYRCNDVIGIYPITPSSAMAEHCEEWTNDQVTNFRGVIPSIYEMQSEAGAAGLVHGALTAGSLATSFTSSQGLLLMIPNMYKIAGELTPFVLHVAARTVATHALSIFCDHSDVMAVRQTGFAMLSSNNSQQAHDLALIAQAATLQSRIPFVHFFDGFRTSHELNHVQTIHNDTIEKMLDEDAITQNFQRRLTPDAPTLRGSSQNPDTYFQAREAVNSYYDICPNIVVDMMERFGKLTGRHYQPFQYVGDEKAIALIVVMGSATSTVKQTVTGLQKQGKRVGVLCVHLFRPFSVEHCLSIIPPTIQSIAVLDRTKEPGAIGEPLYLDMVAAMSQGWHAHHSTPIPEIFGGRYGLSSKEFTPRHAESIYIAIESGTIFHSFTVGITDDVTNLSLPLVHTSTDYDESTLRALFYGLGSDGTVGANKNTIKIVGSDSSWFTQGYFVYDSKKSGGMTTSHLRFDNTLIDAPYLIDEADFLGCHQFSLLKNNDILAHAKRGATVLFNSVYSADELWGQLNYREQNHILKKNLKMYTIDANDLANRCGIRGRINNIMQRAFFLLTELLTPEQAFERQNEAIKKTYQRKGDKLIHANLATVAKTEAVLFEVLPNVNALNKPDYVPIVSHHAPELVKKITAELLQNRGDQLPVSVFPVDGQWPTATSKWEKRDIASFVPQWDQESCTQCNICSLVCPHSAIRVKVVSRTLSLKDAPKSFITTDYKRRDFHGERFTLQVSPQDCTGCQLCVDMCPTLNEGDGSKKALIMVARASVSEEQNQNFEYFTQLPELKPIEVKRIDARSSQLLEPLLEFSGACSGCGETPYIKVLTQLYGDHMLIANATGCSSIYGGNLPTTPYSQNKQGQGPAWANSLFEDNAEFGLGMRIALESEQNIALTQLKAMQDFLPKPLFEDIVKLVNDSSVKGIAKQRENIRHLKQLTDERHSMTQYANSLVSKSVWIIGGDGWAFDIGYGGVDHVLAGKKNVNIIVLNNQVYANTGGQQSKATPTGAIAKFASEGKQTAGKDLGITTMMNGNAYVATIAIGANMNQTLKAIQEAESYPGPSLIIAYASCITHGIDMSEGIEQQQQLVDTGLWPLYRFDPRRKTKGKAALQLDSPPAKLGVEHFIERQNRFNQLSTRDHKRYLQGIASLQSQVEHRQSLLNQLAEWK
- a CDS encoding flavodoxin, whose protein sequence is MANIAVFYGSDSGSTKKVATLIAQQFNVDSYDIADIELEDLEQYDLIILGTPTVNNGEIQSDWDYVLDDIEDLNLTNTKVAVFGLGDQSDYADTFVDAMADLAQACEEAGATLIGPWPSKGYTHSESRAEKNGWFVGLAIDMERQAERTHERVENWVNQLKSSMNE
- a CDS encoding siderophore-interacting protein; translated protein: MRPNKPKARLTHVSKIIELSPHMRRIVLTGESMQDFPIDLEGSYVKVVLPSQDDNERKMRSYTIRFFDPQTRELGLDFVINRHNGPATNWAKHAKIGDSIMIAGPGPMKMTNYNHHSYLLVGDITSINAINGYVPRFRPGTDVKAIIGVPTRADIIEMDYDDSKNTEWFVEDEATITLEEKVLKVAQGMSKDTHVFLGLEARSIRSLRPVLQEDIGLDRLNIFAVGYWKKGVDADRFGAQKKVNPV
- a CDS encoding 4Fe-4S binding protein, with product MARRSKQKFNLVVEKVAAIASLLLLIAAWWFGGVEISQRQSTMLNSLLEENQQLVKVDDNLYKITENDEQKAWLGVGQGVGYGGELSVAIRMNIQGTIEQASILSIKDTASYVNKVIENGLVNKFLSTMGRSQIHVDAISGATLSSNGILNAANNATDPIREQIFGYRLKEASSPFDTVGFLDGLAVVFFLLAIYISRSTSIHKNKMQWTVMISALLIFGFYSAALVSSATMGILISGAWTSGLGNYTAIILLILSVGYILLFNKNIYCQMICPMGTTQQCLSKLTNAKTINLKHKAFHWFPRLILLVTLSGGLFFRNPAAFTFEPFGIMFSMVGSIYLFIPTILLLITSLFIHRPWCKTLCPINAMTDYLLFIKEWYKQVTKPKKNKNKKNLAGKQDRLPQNKRTNIHLKNKQPSAISVEES